In Labrys monachus, the genomic stretch CCTCAACGTCACCGGTGCCATCCTCGTCGCCCGGCAGGCGGCGCGGCGCATGTCGACGAGCCGCGGCGGTCCCGGCGGCGCCATCGTCAACATTTCCTCGGCGGCGGCCACCATGGGATCCCCGGGCGAATATGTCTGGTACGCCGCCTCCAAGGCGGCGATCGACGGGCTGACGATCGGACTGGCCAGGGAACTTGCGACCGAGGGCGTGCGCGTCAATTCGGTGCAGCCGGGATTGACCGAGACCGATATCCATTCGCGCAGCACCGGCGACCCGGCACGGGTGGAACGCCTGCGGCCGATGATCCCCATGCAGCGTGTCGGCCTGCCCGAGGAGATCGCCGACGCGACGCTCTATCTCCTGTCCGGCGCGGCCTCCTACGTCACGGGCTCGATCCTGCGCGTCTCAGGCGGCCGGTAGCCAGCGTTCGGGTTCGGACCGGCAACAGGAGGACCAAAGGCAATGCGCGGGCGCCCCACGCGATCGCCTGTCCCGGTCATGATCTCCGTAGCCTGTCAGGCAAAGGGAATCACCCCTTCCTTGCCCATCGGTTCCTCCGGCGGCCCTTTTCTCACGACGAACGACCAGAAATTGGAGACGCCGCGCACCACGCGGGCGGCAAAGCGCTGCCACGCCGGACGTGCTGGAACGGCAGGCCGGATCATCGCCGAGGGCAAGGCATCCGCCCTGCCCTGCACACCAGCGAGGATGCACTCCTGGATACACGCTGCTGGAACGATCTGATGGACCGCGAGGCGGCGCATGACAGCACCGCGCCGGTCGAACATGACGGAATCGACCGGCAGATCCATCGACTCCGTCATCTTCATGAGAAACTCCGCGGCCAATCTCGAAATCAGGTAACCTCCTGTACCCAAGTTGCTGCCGCCCAGACGATGGAGATGCCGGTCACCCACCGAGGTAATCGGAACGAGACCGAGAGAGCCTCGCTGCATCAACGTTTCGAGCTTGATCAGGTCGATTTGCGGTGGGATCCAGCTCTCGTCGAAAAGGGCTGCCACATCGTTCCCGAAATGGACATCATCCTCGAAGACGGCGAGCCACCGGTCGTCGCTGTCGAGAAGCAGTTTCCACGCCTTTCGATGGCTTAGTGCACAGGCTATATCTGTATCCGAGACCGGAGGCCGCAAGCTATAGCGTCTCCTGTGCCTTGATATAAGTTCTCTATTTTCCGGATCCCGACCGTCGACCGCCTCGACACGTTCGATCCGAAAGCCGCACCCTTCCGCCAAGGTCGAAATACGTTCAAATCGCCGGGTTTCTTTTTTTAGATTGATGACGACGACACGCATTTCGTGGAACCCCTACCCGAACACCGTTTCGTAGCGGCTTGGACAACCACCCGCAAGTCATATTTGGCACACTCACAGCAACTGAATTTTGTATATTCATTTAGTTAAATATAGATTGACCCTGTATTGCCGAGACTATCTGTGCACAATCATCAACATCGTAAATTGAGTTTGAGTTTCGTTCCGAAATGGCATCAAAAAATCAATATATGCGAAATATATTGCTCCGCCTCAGCTGTATGTTTGTCTCTATCTACAATACACAAACCCAGCCAAACTCTCGCCACAATCTATCGAGAAAGGCCCGGCTCCCGCTCCGCCGCCGGCGTCTGCGATTTATACAGATGCATCGCCGCCGGCTCATTGCCGCACCGGCGGCCACCTCCGATGCATGCCAAGCGTGGTCGTCGTCACATCCCTGGCAGACGACGCATCCTCTGATTGTGTCCTGAATTCCGATGCTTGCGATGCGTGCAATCGGGGCCGGTCAGGCAATCTTCAACCCATGGACCGCCGCAGCCCGCTCTCCGATTCGGGCGCCGAGGCTCGCCCGCAGGCAGCCTCCAGCACATGGGAGGCTTCAGTATTCCTGTTCGTAGTAGATGCCGCCCTGGGAACCTTCGGTCCCCGCCTGGCCGCGCAGCTTGAGGTGCTTGGTGACGTCCAGGTTGATGGTGGCATCCGTCTGCCCGCCGGCGCCGGTGGTGACGCCGAGATAGACCTTGTCGGTGATGTAGCGCCCGGCCTGCACGGCGGCGTTGCCGCTGGAATCGGTGACGACACCGAGGGAATCGAGCCCGGTCGACTTGCGGATGCTGCCGAGCAGGTCGGGCCCGGACGATCCGCCCGCAAGCTGCGCCACCGCGGTCGCCAGCTGCACAATCTGCAGCGGCGACAGGTCCTGGATGCTGTGCCCGAACAGGAAATGCGCCATGACCTCGTCCTGCGGCAGTTCCGGCACCGAGGACAGCACGATCTGGGGGTCGGAGGCCTGCCCCGTCACGCGGGCGGTGACGGCGATCGAACTCGACTTGGTCGTGGCGACGAAGTCGATCGCCGGGTCGAAATCGCCGGTCAGCGTCACCCTGCCGCTGTCGAAGACGATGTGCTGGCCCACCACGTCGAGGGAGCCGCGCCGCAATTCGAAGGCACCGACCGGAGACAGGTTCGAGACCGGCCCCTTCAGGGCAAGACGGCCGCCCAGTTCCGCATCGATGCCGCGCCCGCGCACGAAGATGCGGGCCGGCGCGTCGATGACCAGATCCACGAGGATGTCCGGCCCGGCCGCAGCCTTGCGAGCGCCCTTGCCACCCTTGCCGACCTTGTCGACGATGTGGGCCCGGGCGAGGGTGCGCGCGACTTCGGGCGGCGGCCTGAGATGCTTGACACCCAGCATCGCGGCGTTGGCGGCAAAGCGCTCGGGGATGGTGATCTCGGCACGCTGCACGGTGATCCGCCCGCCCAGCGCCGGCCGCGACATCAGCGGCCCGCGCACCGTCATGTCGCCGCTCACCACGGCGGTGGCGAGATCGCCGTCCGAGAGCTTGGCGTTGCGCAGGGTGATCGCGAGGCTGGCGTCGAAATCGGGCTTGAGCGAGACGGAGCCGCTGAGGCCGATCGTGCCGTTGCCCTGGGTCGCCGCCCTGAACTGCGTGATCGTCGCCCGCTGCCCATCGAAACGGACGGCGCCGGCGATGGCCGTCAGCCGCATGCCGCTGTCGGGATCGGTGAAGCTGCCATTGGCGATGGTTGCCTGCCCGGTGAGGACCGGCGCGGCGATCGAGCCGGCCGCATTGCCGCTGACGCTCAGCGTGCCCGTTACACGCGCGCCACGCTGGCTCAGGAGGGCGTTGGCGACGGCCAGGGGCGCCGAACCCTTGACGGCGACCGAGAGGCCCGGTCCGGACAGCGGCACCTGGCCGCCGGCCGTCACCGACAGGCCGCCGCCCCCGCTGAGGCTGGACTGGAAGGTGACGATCTTTGCGGCGTAGCGGCCGTTCGCGGAAAGCTGCATCGCGGAGAGGCCGAGATTGCGCAGGGCATTGGCGCTGAGATTGCTGCCCTTGGCCTGGAATTCCGCAACGGGATCGGCCGGCTTGCCGGAGAGCTTCGCCGTCGCCGTCAGCGTCCCGCTCGCGCCGAGGCCGGGCGAAGCGAGGTTGGCGAGGGAAAGGGGCAGCTGGTTCACCGCCACGTTCATGGCCAGCGCCTCGCCGACCGAGCCGTCGACCGAGACGGTGCCGCCCTGCCCGATCCTGAGCACGGCCCTGGGGATGGTGATGCCGTTCTTGCGGCTGGCGACGGTCACCGGTGCCTGCAGCGAAGCCGAGATGCCGTCCTGCTGGACGCTCAGCGTGTCCAGCCGCGCATCGAAACCGTCACCGGCCGGACTCAACGAACCCGACAAGGCGAGCCTGCCCCGGGGCATGACGCCCTGGACCTGCAGCGCGGTGACGTTGGCGGCGCTCTGCCGCGCGCTCGCCTGCAATTGCCGCAGCACGAAGGATGCGACCTGGACATTGCTGGCATTGGCACTCCCGGAGAGGCCGGGCACGCCGCGCAGATCCGTCCCCGCGAGGTCGATATCGGCCGAGCCGATCGAGACCGTCTCGATCCGAAGCGCCTTCGCCTGCGCCTTCACCGCCGCGTTCTGCCGGGCGCCGTCGATCGACAGGGTGATGTCGGCCGCGGCGGAACCGGAGGCCCGGACGAGGAGCAGGGGCGCGATCGCGGCCATGTCGGGCACGGAGGCCGTGAGGTGGCCGCTCGCCAGCCCATCGGGACGCAGAGCGAGGTCGCCGGCGAGATTGGCGGCGCCCGCATTGGCGGTGAGGCCGGTGATCTCACGCGTTCCGTCGGCGCCGGTGGCGATGCTGGCGCCCGCCTTCACCGCCATCTTGTCGAGCAGGCCCGAGAGCGAGAAGGTCCCGTCGACAGCGGGGCCGGCGACGGTACCGGAGAAGCCCGCCTTGCCGTCGCGGAACGGCTTGCCCTGCAGCATCAGCCTGTCGGCGGTCAGGTCGGCCTGGATCAGCGGCTTGTCGGCGTTGCCCTTGAGCGAGGCGGTGAGATCGACGGCCCCGGAGGCGCGATCCGTCACCAGCTGGATCTGGGCGAGATGGGCCTTGGCCGCCAGATCCACGGTCTTGACGCCGTAGAGCCCGTCCACCGACGTGCCGAACTGGCTGTTGCGGAGCTCGACCCCCTTGAAGTGGATGCCGTCGCGGTCGCGCGACACGCCGCCGTTCAGGGTCGTCTTCCCCGCCAGCAGGGCATCGACCCGGGCGTCGCCGATCGCGACGTCCGTCGCGCTGCCGTCGAGAGCGAGGGAGAGCGCACCGCCCACCAGCGCGACGTCGCCCCTCGCCTCGAGATCGGTCCTGCCGCGCAGGTCGCGTCCCGCAAGACCCGAAAACACGGAGATGTCGGGTGTCGCCAGCGTATAGGTGCCGCTGAGCGTGCCGCCCTCGATCCTGCCGGCGAAGCCCGCTTGCAGGGCGGAGGCGGCGAGACGCACGCCGTCGATCACCATGGGCTGGCCGGCCTGCCATCGGCCGGCGGCGGTGAGGTCGAGCGACGTCCCGAGAGCACGGGCGACCGCCGGGTCGGTCGAGGTCAGGCCCTCGCCGTGGCCGTCGAGCTTGAAAGTCAGGCTGCGCTTCTGCGCGTCGGCGAGGTCCTGCGCCTCGCCGCCGGCGGAGATGGAGGCGCTGCCGGCGCGCAGCGTGCCCGCCGCCAATTGCTTCAGGTCGAAACTGGCCTTCCACCCGCCATCGCCGAAATCGGCGGTCAGCACGGCGCCGTCGATATGGGCGCCGCCCCCGCCGGGCAGGAGGATGGCATGGCGATCGGCGGCACCGATCCGGGCATCGAGCTTCAGCGCCGTCGGGAAGGCATCGGCCGACAGCGCGCCGGAAAGCGCGAGGTCGAGGACGCCCGACCTCACGGTCGCATGGTCGAGGACGTAGCCGCCGCCGGCGGCCTGCGCCGCGACGATCGACAGGCTCGACTGCCCCCTGACGAAATCCGCATAGGCCGGATCGACCAGCCGCTCCAGCGAGCCGCCGACATTCGCATCGAAGGCGAGGCCGTTCGGCCCCTGCGTCACCGTGGTACGGCCGCTCACCAGCTTGGTGCCGTCCGCCGACAGGGCGATGTCGGCGGCGAAATTGTCGATCGGGCCGGCCCCGACGATGGTGAAGCCGAGCGACGGCTTGCCGGGCACGTTGAGGAGATTGCTCAGGAAGCCGCCATGCGGCTCCTGCAGCGAAAGATCGAGCGAGAGGCGGCGCGAGGCGTTGTCGAAATCGGTCGTGAACGACAGCTTGCCGCCCGGCGGCTGAACACGCACGATGTTGAGGTCGGCATGCAGCTTGCCGTCGGCAAGGAGGGCATCGCCGCTGACGTCGAGCGTCGTCTCGTCGCCCGCGAGCGCGGCCGAAAGCTTGACGACGGGCACTGCGAGCTTGCCGAGCTTCACCGATACGGGCAATTGCGGCAGGGAGAAGCCCGAGTTCGCCGGCTGCACGCCTTCGGGCGGATTGGGCCTGCGCGTGATCTCGATCGAGGCGGCCTCGAGCTTGTCGATGTCGAGCTTGCCGGTGAGCAGCGCCAGCCGGCTCCAGACGAGATGGGCGTCCCGGATGGTGAGCCATACGCCCTGCCGGTCGGCGATGGTGATCGAGGAGAACGTCACGTCCGACGACAGCACGCCATTGATCTGGCCGAGCGATATCTTCTGGTCGGGCGTCGAGATGGTGTTCTCGACATAGGAGATGAACCAGGACTTGTCGCTGGCGTCGTCGGCGAAGGCCGGCGCAAGGGAGCGGATGCCGAGGGGCGCCGCCACTGCCAGCCCGAGGAGGACGAGCAGCGCCAGGAAGACGGGGCGGACCTTGCGTCGCATCAGAAGCTCTCCCCCAGGCCGATATAGAGGGCGAAGGGCGGCTGGCCGCGTTCACGGGTAAGCGCCCTGGCGATGTCGACGCGGATGGCGCCGAGGCCGGTGTAATAGCGCAGGCCGAGGCCGGCGCCGATCTTGATGTTCTCCGAAAAGTTCGGATAGGCCGAATCGAAGGCGCTGCCGGCGTCGACGAACGGCACCACGCCGATGGTGTCGGTGACCCTCACCCGCATTTCGAGCGAGCCTTCGACCAGCGAGCGGCCGCCGACGATCACGCCATTGTCGAGCTTGGGCCCGAGGCTGCGATAATCGAAGCCCCGCACCGATCCGCCGCCGCCGGCAAAGAACAGGCGGTCGGCGGGCATTTCGTCGGCCGGGGCGCCGACGAGGGAACCGACGGCGGCGCGGCCGGCCAGCACGTAGCGCCCCGCTTGGTCGAAAGAGAAATAGGCGGAACCGTCGAGCCGGCTCACCGCGCCGAAATTGCCGAACTTGGCCTCGTAGAAGGGCTCGAACGTGCCCTTGATGCGATAGCCCTGCGTCGGCTCCAGCTTGTCGTCGGTCGTGTCGTAGGCGAGTTCGGCCGGCAGGCTGAAGAACAGGAGGTCGCGGCGGCCGAAACCGTCCGCCACCTCGTCATATTCGCCATTGACTGCGATCTTGCCCGTCAATTGCTGCGAGAACTCATGAGTCAGCCCGACGCGGGCACGGAAGGTGTTCTGCGCATAGGGATCGTAGACCTCGCGCTTGAAGAGCAGTTGCGCGGTGAGGTCGGTGAAGGGGTCCAGGATGCCGGGCTTCACGAAGGTGACGCCGCCGAGATAGGTGAAATCGCGCGGGTCGGACGAATTGCCGCCGGAATAGGCGAAATTGCGCGAATTGGACGAACCGACGCCGGAGACGGCGGCGTCGAAGCGCAGGCGCTCGGCCTCGCCGAAGAGGTTCCGGTGCTCCCAATAGCCGTTCACGCCGGCCCCGTCGGTGGTGGAATAGGACGCACCGGCGCCGAAGACGTGCAGCGGGCTCTCGGCCACCGCTACCGTCATCGGCAATGTGCCGTCGGGAGCGATCGCATCGCCCTCGACGATGCTGGTGGAAGAGAACACCTGGAGGTGCTGGAGGCGGCGCTTGGCGAGTTCGATCTCGGCGGGATCATAGGGCTCGCCGGGCACCAGCCCGGTCTGCCGGGCGACGAAATCGGGATTCATGTCCCGGGTGCCGGTGACGGCGACGGCGCCATAGCGCGCCGGCCGGCCGGGATCGACGCCGATGGTCACGTTCAGGCGATGGTTGACGTGATCGGCGACGATGGCGCGCGGCAAAGCCCTGGCCTTGGGGTAGCCGAGGCGCCGCCAGGCGTCGACCAGCGCCTGCTCCGATTGGAGCACGACCTCCGAATTGGCCGGCCGTCCGGCGATCAGGCCGAGATTTTCCGGTGTCCTGGTCTTGGGATTGTCGTCGGCGGGCGAGGGAGGCGCCCTGCCCTTCATGACGATGGCGCCGAAGGTGAAGAGCGGCCCGGGATCGACGTTGATCACCACCGGCACCGGGTGCGGCAGGGTGACGTCGTTGCGAATCTGTTCGACGGGCTGCCCGTTGACCAGGATGGAAATGGTGCCGCCATAGCGGCCGCCCGCATAGAGCGCCGCCAGGATGCGCTCATATTCGGCCCGGGCGCGGGAGAGAAAGGCCGGCGTGCTCGGCGGCGGCGTGTCATCCTTGCCGCTGTAGAGCAGCGACGCATTCTGGATCACGTCCTTGAGGCCGCTATTGCCGTCGGCGACGTTGATATCGATCTTGTAGGGCTGCGCATCGGGCGAGGCCGGCTTCTTGTCGCCCTCGAAGAAGGTGTAGCCGAACAGCTTGAAGGCGGCGGCCGGTTGCGGCGCCACGCCGGCCAACAGCGCCGTGCCGGCCACCGACAAAGCGAGGCTTTTCACGAATCGTGGACGGGCCAGGCAGGAACGCAACCGGCTTGACGGCTGAGCCTTGACCTCTGTGCTACCCCTCGCCATCCAACAGCGCCCTCGCTATGCTTCGCCGCGGGAGCGCTGTCCCGAGGCGGAACTCTACGCGAAAGGGGACGGATCCATCAACCCGGAATCGTATAACGTAGTAAACGACGCCGCAAATTCGCGGTCGTCGCTGCTATTCATGAATTATAAACTTCTATTTTTGCGAAATACTTACCTTCAAATATACCACCCCGAAGGACCTATACCGCCCTGCCGCACAGAAAAATACAATCTGAGTAAAATTGATAAGGCTATATTATCTATATTATCGGAACCCAGCTGCACTATGGCCCCGCCGGCCGAGGCCATGCCCCGCCGCGATCGTATCGCAGCGAAAGCGGCGCGACGGACGCCGGGCTCGGTCAGCCGGCCTTCGGATAGGTGTAGTCCAGAAGCCGCATATTGGCGTAGCCCTCGTCGCCGATGCGGGTCCACAGCAGCGTCTGCTGACGGAACGCCAGGTAGGACGCCGCGATGCGCTTCGTCAGGTCGTCGCCGGTGTCGATGATCTCGCTCAGCACCTGGCCCGAGGCGGAACCGAACGCCTTGAACACATCGGCCGGGAACTGCTTGAGCATCACGCCCTGCTGGGTCACCGCCTGGGCGATCGCCGCCGGGGCACGCGCATTGTATTCGGCCTGCGCCCGGGCATTTTCCTCGGCGCAGGCCACCTCGATGGCGATGCGGTGGGTGACGGGCAGCGCGTCGAACTTGGCCCGGTTCACCTGCAGCTGCAGCCCCGCGCAGGGCTCCTGGAAGCCGGGCCAGTAGCAGAACTTGGCCTCGGCCTGGAAGCCGAAGGCGATGTCGTTCACCGGCCCCATGAACTCTGCCGCATCGAGCTCGCCCGACTTGAACTTCGGCAGGATCTGGCTGCCCGGCAGCAAAGCCTGGACGACGCCGAGCTTCGACAGCGCCTGCCCGGCGAGGCCGCCGACCCGGAAGCGCAATCCCTTGAGATCGTCGACCGTGTTGATCTCCTTGCGGAACCAGCCGCCCAGCCGCGCCCCGGTATTGCCGGCGGAAAAG encodes the following:
- a CDS encoding glycosyltransferase family 25 protein, whose product is MRVVVINLKKETRRFERISTLAEGCGFRIERVEAVDGRDPENRELISRHRRRYSLRPPVSDTDIACALSHRKAWKLLLDSDDRWLAVFEDDVHFGNDVAALFDESWIPPQIDLIKLETLMQRGSLGLVPITSVGDRHLHRLGGSNLGTGGYLISRLAAEFLMKMTESMDLPVDSVMFDRRGAVMRRLAVHQIVPAACIQECILAGVQGRADALPSAMIRPAVPARPAWQRFAARVVRGVSNFWSFVVRKGPPEEPMGKEGVIPFA
- a CDS encoding autotransporter assembly complex protein TamA, which translates into the protein MKSLALSVAGTALLAGVAPQPAAAFKLFGYTFFEGDKKPASPDAQPYKIDINVADGNSGLKDVIQNASLLYSGKDDTPPPSTPAFLSRARAEYERILAALYAGGRYGGTISILVNGQPVEQIRNDVTLPHPVPVVINVDPGPLFTFGAIVMKGRAPPSPADDNPKTRTPENLGLIAGRPANSEVVLQSEQALVDAWRRLGYPKARALPRAIVADHVNHRLNVTIGVDPGRPARYGAVAVTGTRDMNPDFVARQTGLVPGEPYDPAEIELAKRRLQHLQVFSSTSIVEGDAIAPDGTLPMTVAVAESPLHVFGAGASYSTTDGAGVNGYWEHRNLFGEAERLRFDAAVSGVGSSNSRNFAYSGGNSSDPRDFTYLGGVTFVKPGILDPFTDLTAQLLFKREVYDPYAQNTFRARVGLTHEFSQQLTGKIAVNGEYDEVADGFGRRDLLFFSLPAELAYDTTDDKLEPTQGYRIKGTFEPFYEAKFGNFGAVSRLDGSAYFSFDQAGRYVLAGRAAVGSLVGAPADEMPADRLFFAGGGGSVRGFDYRSLGPKLDNGVIVGGRSLVEGSLEMRVRVTDTIGVVPFVDAGSAFDSAYPNFSENIKIGAGLGLRYYTGLGAIRVDIARALTRERGQPPFALYIGLGESF
- a CDS encoding translocation/assembly module TamB domain-containing protein; this encodes MRRKVRPVFLALLVLLGLAVAAPLGIRSLAPAFADDASDKSWFISYVENTISTPDQKISLGQINGVLSSDVTFSSITIADRQGVWLTIRDAHLVWSRLALLTGKLDIDKLEAASIEITRRPNPPEGVQPANSGFSLPQLPVSVKLGKLAVPVVKLSAALAGDETTLDVSGDALLADGKLHADLNIVRVQPPGGKLSFTTDFDNASRRLSLDLSLQEPHGGFLSNLLNVPGKPSLGFTIVGAGPIDNFAADIALSADGTKLVSGRTTVTQGPNGLAFDANVGGSLERLVDPAYADFVRGQSSLSIVAAQAAGGGYVLDHATVRSGVLDLALSGALSADAFPTALKLDARIGAADRHAILLPGGGGAHIDGAVLTADFGDGGWKASFDLKQLAAGTLRAGSASISAGGEAQDLADAQKRSLTFKLDGHGEGLTSTDPAVARALGTSLDLTAAGRWQAGQPMVIDGVRLAASALQAGFAGRIEGGTLSGTYTLATPDISVFSGLAGRDLRGRTDLEARGDVALVGGALSLALDGSATDVAIGDARVDALLAGKTTLNGGVSRDRDGIHFKGVELRNSQFGTSVDGLYGVKTVDLAAKAHLAQIQLVTDRASGAVDLTASLKGNADKPLIQADLTADRLMLQGKPFRDGKAGFSGTVAGPAVDGTFSLSGLLDKMAVKAGASIATGADGTREITGLTANAGAANLAGDLALRPDGLASGHLTASVPDMAAIAPLLLVRASGSAAADITLSIDGARQNAAVKAQAKALRIETVSIGSADIDLAGTDLRGVPGLSGSANASNVQVASFVLRQLQASARQSAANVTALQVQGVMPRGRLALSGSLSPAGDGFDARLDTLSVQQDGISASLQAPVTVASRKNGITIPRAVLRIGQGGTVSVDGSVGEALAMNVAVNQLPLSLANLASPGLGASGTLTATAKLSGKPADPVAEFQAKGSNLSANALRNLGLSAMQLSANGRYAAKIVTFQSSLSGGGGLSVTAGGQVPLSGPGLSVAVKGSAPLAVANALLSQRGARVTGTLSVSGNAAGSIAAPVLTGQATIANGSFTDPDSGMRLTAIAGAVRFDGQRATITQFRAATQGNGTIGLSGSVSLKPDFDASLAITLRNAKLSDGDLATAVVSGDMTVRGPLMSRPALGGRITVQRAEITIPERFAANAAMLGVKHLRPPPEVARTLARAHIVDKVGKGGKGARKAAAGPDILVDLVIDAPARIFVRGRGIDAELGGRLALKGPVSNLSPVGAFELRRGSLDVVGQHIVFDSGRVTLTGDFDPAIDFVATTKSSSIAVTARVTGQASDPQIVLSSVPELPQDEVMAHFLFGHSIQDLSPLQIVQLATAVAQLAGGSSGPDLLGSIRKSTGLDSLGVVTDSSGNAAVQAGRYITDKVYLGVTTGAGGQTDATINLDVTKHLKLRGQAGTEGSQGGIYYEQEY
- a CDS encoding TRAP transporter substrate-binding protein, with translation MSTRRTFLAGAAASATGLLAAPALAQNLVEWRMVTAWPRDLPGAGVGAQRLADRIGLLTQGQLTVKLYAAGELVPGQQNMASVMAGDVEMSHDMSAYYIAQSPALAFFSSIPFGLIAQEQDAWIYAGGGKALWDELNARFGVRAFSAGNTGARLGGWFRKEINTVDDLKGLRFRVGGLAGQALSKLGVVQALLPGSQILPKFKSGELDAAEFMGPVNDIAFGFQAEAKFCYWPGFQEPCAGLQLQVNRAKFDALPVTHRIAIEVACAEENARAQAEYNARAPAAIAQAVTQQGVMLKQFPADVFKAFGSASGQVLSEIIDTGDDLTKRIAASYLAFRQQTLLWTRIGDEGYANMRLLDYTYPKAG
- a CDS encoding SDR family oxidoreductase, encoding MPQRPLLLVTGGSRGIGAAICIKAAQAGYDIALNYLSDHAAAQSVAKSVREAGARVLTLAGDIAVEADIDALFAAIDDFGVLTHVANNAGATGRSGRLADTDPAVIRAIIDLNVTGAILVARQAARRMSTSRGGPGGAIVNISSAAATMGSPGEYVWYAASKAAIDGLTIGLARELATEGVRVNSVQPGLTETDIHSRSTGDPARVERLRPMIPMQRVGLPEEIADATLYLLSGAASYVTGSILRVSGGR